Below is a genomic region from Flavobacterium ginsengisoli.
ATGTTTATTTGTTTAATCGTTTATTCGGTTAAACGATTAAACAAATAATCGATTAAACTTTGTTATGTTAACAATAATAGATAAATACATTTTAAAAAGATACCTCGGAACTTTTTCTGTGATGCTTCTTTTATTTGCACCAATCGGAATCGTAATTGACGTTTCTGAAAAGGTAAATAAAATGCTCGAAAACAAGATTCCGTTTGGAGATATTGCTCTCTATTATTACAATTTTACGATTTACTTTATTAATTCGCTGTTTCCGATATTTTTGTTTTTATCCGTAATCTGGTTTACTTCAAAGTTGGCAAACAATACAGAAATTATCGCGATTTTAAGTTCTGGAATTTCATTTACGCGTTTTTTACGTCCTTATATTATAGGTGCAACTATAGTTTCTCTTTTTGTATTGTTAATGGGATTTTTTATTGTTCCAGCAGCAAGTGAAGGTTATAATAATTTTAGATATACGTATCTAAAAGGAAACGGAAAAGCCGAAATGCGTGGCGAAAACACCAATGTTTACAGGCAAATTAATGACCACGATTTTATCTTTGTAAATAGTTTTAATGAAGAGTCTAAAACGGCTTTTAATTTTTCTTTGGAACATTTTGAAAAAGAAAAACTAACCTATAAAATTACTGCAAGCCGTATTAAATGGGATCCTAAAAAAGAAGATTTACGTTTTATACGATTATACTAAGAGAACCGTAGGAGAATTAAATGATGTAATCGAAAAAGCTCCAGAAAAAAATATCCCTTTTAAATTTGAATTGGCCGATTTAACACCTGTCGTTTATATCGCAGAAACATTGCCTTTGGGTAAGCTAATTGATTTTATTGAGAAAGAAAGAAAAAGAGGTTCAGGAAACATAAATACCTATTTGGTTGTTCTTTATAAAAAATACAGTATTCCTGTTTCAGCATTTATTTTGACGATTATTGCCGTTTCTGTTTCTTCTATGAAACGTCGTGGCGGAATGGGAATGAACCTTGCAATTGGTATAGCAATTGCGTTCTCTTTCGTATTCTTTGATAAAATCTTTGGTACACTTGCCGAAAAATCTACATTCTCACCTTTATTGGCTGTTTGGTTCCCGAATATTGTTTTCGGAATTTTAGCAGTTTACTTATTACGTAATGCGAAACGATAATTTAAAAAGTTATTTAAATCTTCACTTAATTGTTTTTATCTGGGGTTTTACTGCCATTTTGGGCGCTTTAATTACAATTGATGCCGAAAATTTGGTTTGGTATAGAATGCTTATCGCTATGGTTTTCCTTGGCGGATTTATAGCTTTTAAAAAACAGTCTTTTCAAGTTCCTGTCAAAGAATTTTTTAAATTGATTTTTGTTGGTTTATTAATTGCATTGCACTGGATTTTCTTTTTTAAAGCAATCCATGTTTCCAATGTTTCAATTACACTTTCTATATTTTCTCTGGGAGCATTTTTTGCTTCTTTATTAGAGCCATTATTCTATGGAAGAAAAGTCCTTTGGTACGAAGTTTTCTTCGGACTAATCATTATTGCAGGATTAGGGCTGATTCTTCAAGTAGAAATAAAATATCTTACGGGAGTTTACTATGCCTTGGCAGCAATCATTTTAGGGGTTTTATTTACCTTGATGAATGGGAAACTAATTTCAGATCATGAGCCTTCTGTAATTACTTTTTATGAGTTTGGTGCAGGAGTTTTCTTTATAACGATTTATTTTTTATTTCAAGGAAAATTTACAGCAGATTTCTTCAAAATGTCTTTAAATAATTGGGTTTTGTTATTGATTTTGGCTTCAATTTGTACGGCTTATGCCTTTACTGCATCAGTAAAAGTAATGCAGCGATTAACGCCATATACAGTAATGTTAACCACTAATTTAGAGCCAGTTTACGGAATCGTTTTGGCGTATTTTATCCTAGGAGGAAAAGAAAAAATGAGTGTTGAATTTTACGTAGGAGCGGTTATAATTATCATAACAGTTATTCTAAACGGCGTTTTCAAACATTATCAGAACAAGAAAGAAAACTTGTAATAGTTTACTTATTTTTAATTTGCATTTTTATACTTTAAATAACAATTAACTTCGCCAATGATATAATATTTTTATATTTGCGGTTCGATTTACAAACAAAATTCAAAAATCCATGGAATATTTAGATTTTGAGCTTCCAATTAAAGAACTTGAAGAACAGTTAGAAAAGTGCGTTATTATTGGAAAAGAATCTGACGTTGACGTAACGCCAACGTGCAAGGAAATCAACAAGAAATTAGAGGAGACCAAGAAAGATATATACAAAAACCTAACTGCTTGGCAGAGGGTACAATTGTCAAGACACCCAAACAGACCTTATACTTTAGATTACATCAAAGCAATCTGCGGAGATACTTTCTTAGAACTTCATGGAGATAGAGGCTTTAAAGATGATAAAGCTATGGTTGGTGGTTTAGGTAAAATAAACGGACAATCGTTTATGATTATCGGTCAGCAAAAAGGATATAATACTAAAACACGTCAATACCGTAATTTTGGTATGGCTAATCCAGAAGGATACCGTAAAGCACTTCGTTTGATGAAAATGGCAGAGAAATTCGGAATTCCAGTTCTTACTTTAGTAGATACTCCTGGTGCATATCCAGGACTTGAAGCAGAAGAAAGAGGGCAAGGAGAAGCTATTGCTAGAAATATCTTCGAAATGGTTCGTTTACAAGTGCCAATTATCACAATTATTGTTGGTGAAGGTGCTTCTGGAGGAGCTTTAGGAATTGGTGTTGGAGATCGTGTTTACATGTTAGAAAACACTTGGTACTCTGTAATTTCTCCAGAATCTTGCTCTTCTATTTTATGGAAAAGCTGGGAGTACAAAGAGCGTGCAGCAGAAGCTTTAAAACTGACTTCTTCTGACATGAAAAAACAAAAATTAGTTGATGATGTAATCCCAGAACCACTAGGCGGAGCGCACTACGACCGTGAAACAACTTTTAAAACGGTTGCAGAATACATCACTAAAGGATATAATGAATTAAAAGACTTATCAACAGCCGACTTAATTGCCCAAAGAATGGACAAATACAGTAATATGGGCGAGTATAAAGAGTAAATTCATACAAAGAGACTTAAAATCCGAAGCCTTACAGTTTCGGATTTTTTTTTGGTTATGAACAAATCAGAATTATTTATAAACAATTATTAGTTATAACTAGATAGCAGATTTTTTTTAAATTTTGCTACTTTCGCTATATGGAAAATTTCAAAAACTTAAACCCTGTTAAGGTCGACAAAACCACAATTATCAACTTAGAAAAAGGAAAGTTGCCACCGCAAGCTCTTGACTTGGAAGAGGCTGTGCTTGGTGCGATGATGATTGATAAAAAAGGGGTAGATGATGTAATTGATATTTTGCAAGCCGAAGCTTTTTACAAAGACGCGCACAAACATATTTTTGAAGCGATTTTACAACTTTTTACCGAAACGCAGCCAATTGATATCTTAACCGTTTCGACTCAGTTAAAGAAAAACGGAAAGTTAGATTTAGCAGGTGGAGATTTTTATTTGATTCAGCTTACGCAGAAAATTGCTTCATCGGCGCATATCGAATTTCACTCACGTATCATTCTTCAGAAATTTATTCAAAGAAGTTTAATTAGAATTTCTTCAGAAATTATCGAAGCATCATATGATGAAAGTGCTGACGTTTTTGATTTATTGGATCAAGCTGAATCTAAATTATACGAAGTAACACAAGGAAATATCAAGCGTAGTTCTGAAACCGCACAGAGTTTAGTTTTACAAGCTAAAAAGAAAATTGAGGAAATTTCTAAAAAAGAAGGATTAAGTGGTGTAGAAACTGGTTTTCATAATTTAGATAAGCTAACTTCTGGATGGCAACCGAGTGATTTAATTATTATCGCGGCGAGACCAGCGATGGGAAAAACGGCATTTGTACTTTCTATGGCCAGAAATATTGCGATCCAATATGGACATGGAGTGGCTTTGTTTTCCCTAGAGATGGCATCTGTTCAGTTAATTACGAGGCTTATTTCTTCTGAAACAGGTTTGTCTTCAGAAAAATTACGTACAGGTAAATTAGAGGCTCACGAATGGACAATGTTGAGTACTAAAGTGAAAGATTTAGAGAAAGCACCTTTGTTTATTGATGACACACCTTCGCTTTCTATTTTCGATTTAAGAGCAAAGTGCCGTCGTTTAGCATCGCAACATGGTATTAAAATTATCATTATAGATTATTTGCAGTTGATGACTGCAGGAGGAAATGCTAAAGGAGGAGGAAATCGTGAGCAGGAAATTTCGACAATTTCTCGAAACTTAAAAGCTTTGGCAAAAGAACTTAACGTTCCTGTTATTGCACTTTCTCAGTTATCGCGTGCCGTTGAAACGCGTGGTTCTAGTAAAAGACCGTTACTTTCGGATCTTCGTGAATCTGGAGCGATTGAGCAAGATGCTGATATCGTTTCGTTTTTATACCGACCAGAATATTACAAAATTGAAGAATGGGATGATGAAGAAGCTTCTCCAACTGCCGGCCAAGCTGAAATTATGATTGCAAAACACCGTAATGGTGGTATTGAGAACATTCGTTTGAAGTTTTTAGGACACTTAGGAAAATTTGATAACCTTGATGATTTTTCAGGTAATTATGATGATTTGCCGTCAAAAATGAATCATGATGATAATTCATTTATTACTAATAATCTGCCTTCGGCTAATGAAGCCTTCGGAAGTAATTTAAATGATGACGATGATGATAGCGATGTTCCGTTTTAATAAAACAAAAAGCCTTATTATTAAGGCTTTTTTTATGTTTTTATGTTAATTGTAGAATAAAAATCAGTAGTTTAGCTAAACCAATTATAAACTATTATTTTTTTTTAATTATTAACCAATTAACAAATTTTAAATTATGAATGAAGAAACTTTTCCAGGACCTATTCAGATTCCTGTAGCTACTGCAAACGAGTGGGAGCAAAGATATCAAGATGATCAAAGCGTTGAAGATGCTAAGAAAAAAGTAAAAGCTTTCTTAGTACCAAGAGAAAGTTTGAAAAAAGTACTTGAGCTTGACACAGATGCTGTTTGGGCTTATATTGGAATTAACGATCAAAAAGAAAAAACATTACTTTTCGTAGGAGCCCAATATGATGAGAAAACTGGTAAATACATAAATGTTTATGGTAAAGCCGACGGATTAGGTGGCGACGAAGCTGCTGAAGAAGTAGTTTACGATGGTTCACGTCCAAGCCCTCCTTTTTAATTTTTGATAGTAAAAAAATGATTGATTTTTTAATATATTCAGGTTATTTGATTTTATTAATTGATCTAGTACTATATTCAATTAGCTTTTTCCGCAAGGAAAAAGCTAATGTTTTTTTTGTTTCTTACTTGGCATTTATATTTTTAATACAAATTTCAATGGAAATATTGTATTCGCTAAAAATGAATAACTTGTTTTTGGTCAATAGTTTTTTTATTGGTCAAATGATATTACTGGGTTTATTTTACAATTCGATTCTACATATTAAAATTCAAAAGCAATTTGTAAAAATTAGCCTTTTTCTTGCTCTGCTTGTACTGACAATACAATTTATTAAGACGCCACAAGAATTTTTAAAATTTAATTTGTTTGAAATTACTTTGACATCGTTGCTAATAGTTGTTTTTGCATTGATACATTTCTACAATATGCTCACAGAAAACAAGACCTATTATTATGTAAATATGGGTATAATGTTATACTTGCTTTCAAGTACAGTATTGTACATTATAGGTAATTTAACGTCGGTCTTAAATAATGATCTAAAATATTTGAGTTGGCAGTTAAATGCATTTTTGAATATTATTTATTATCTGTTTATTTTGTATGAATGGAAAGTTAGTTTTTCAAAAAAAGGTTTACAAAACTAATTTGTATTATTAAACGTAGATTATGAACTCCAATTCAATCCCCGAAAAAGAATTAGTTGCTATAATATTATATATCTCTCTGTTTTTTATAATTGTTGCAGTCGCATTAATAATATTCTTTTACTTTTCTAGAAAAAAATAATTCAGAAAGAATTAGAGAAAATAGATTTAATACTTCGATATCAAAAAGAACAGCTACATGCTATTATTGTTACACAAGAGGAAGAACGCAAAAGAATTGCGCAAGATCTTCATGATGATATTAGTTCAAAATTAAACATTGTTTCCTTAAACAGTCATTTGCTTACAGCTCCAAACCTTACAGAGGCTGAAACAGCTGAAATTACAGAAAATATAATCGCTTTAACAACAAAGGCATTAGATAATTCTAGAAAAATTGCGCATAATTTATTGCCACCAGTTTTTGAAAAATTTGGCTTAAATGCTGGTATCGAGGAATTGTGTGAAGAATTTGAATCTAGTAAGTCTGTCAAAACATATTATAAAAATGAAATTGATTTTGATGAGAAAGAAATAGACAGACATTTACATATTTTTAGAATCCTACAAGAATTAATGAATAATTCGATTCGTCATGGAAAAGCATCTGAGATATGGATTTCTTTTGCCACTAAAGATGGAGTAAATATTTGTGACTATAAAGATAACGGAGTTGGTTTTGATAGTTCGAATGCCGAAAATCAAAAAGGTTTAGGAATGAAAAATATCGATAGCCGAATATCATTTTTACAAGGAACAATTGAAATTAACTCTGAAATTAATAACGGTATTGTTGTAAATTTTACATTTTAGGTCAAATTATGTGTTTTATGAAGCTTTTTGGTCAATAAAATAGGGTATTTAGACTTTTTCTAATTCATATTTTGTAATTTCGATAAACCAAATAAACGACCAAAAACAAATAAGATGAATCCTGCTATTAAAATTGCTCTAGTCGATGATGAAATTTTGTTTCGAAAAGGAATTTCTTTTTTATTGCAAAGAGAAGAAAATATTGACGTTATTTTTGAGGCTTCAAATGGTGACGAGTTAATTTCTCAATTAAATGAAAGAGAAATTAAACCAGATATAATAATAATGGACTTAAAGATGCCAATCTTAAACGGTGTCGAAGCCACAAAAATTATTAGAAAACTATTTCCCGACATTAAGATCATTGCATTGACTAGTTACGATACCAAATCGTTTATTGCCAATATGATTCAAGTTGGAGCTGTAGCATACTTAATTAAAAATACTACTCCAAAAGATTTGATTCTTACAATCAATGAGGTCGCAAAAAAAGGATTCTATTATAACGAAAATGTCTTAAAAACAATTCAAGATACAATAGTTTCTCCTAAAAATGCCAGAGGCGGTTTAGAAACGAATTTCCTTTCACCTCGTGAAATTGAAATTCTGCAATTAATCTGTCAGCAGAAAACTACTGCAGAAATTGCAGAACATCTTTTTTTAAGTCCAAGAACAATCGAAGGACACAGAAACAATTTATTGCTTAAAACAGAATCGCGAAATATTGCCGGTTTGGTTGTCTACGCTATTCAAAATGATTTGGCAGTTTTAACAATTTAAAATATTATGCTGTCAAAAACTGAATTGACAGCACATAATATAATATGATTGTTATTACAAGAACACATAGTCCTATTTTCTGAATTATATTCAGACCCTTTTGCTGGTTATTACTTTCATTAAACTTCATAGTTGGTTTTTTTTTACAGCGATTAGTTTTATGAACCTGGGATAGCAAATGTATAGAGAATATTCTTCCAAATTATAGGTGTTTTTACCTGTTTTTTTATTGTTTGAAAATCAATTTTCTTCAAGCTTTTTTATTTAACATTCTATATTCAACAGAAAAGATTCTAAGTGTTCTTTTTTTGCTGATGGCTTTTATATCTTTACTAAAATAATTTTCTGATGAATAAGACTTTATTCTACTTTTTTATACTATTGATTACATTTAATGCTAAAGCTTCGTTTATCTTACTTCCGATGGACGAATCGACGCAGCAAAATCATTTAAAAGCATACGGAATTACTTATTGGTGTTTGAGCAGAGATTATAAAGCGAGCTGGCTTTTAAATTATCGCGGTGGTTCTTTTTTACTTCCTGATGCTGATGAAATTAGAAAAGAATGTAAAATACGAGGAGTAAGTTTTGAAGTAATTTCAGATAGCGAACAAGCTTCTATTTTAAATGAAATTTCGAGCCCTTCTCAAAATATGGAATCTGTGATTTTAGAAAAAGCACCTAAAATTGCCGTTTATACTCCAAAAGGAAAACAACCTTGGGATGATGCCGTAACGCTAGTTCTAACTTACGCCGAAATTCCTTTTACCCCAATTTATGATGAAGAAGTTTTAAGTGATCAATTATTAATGTACGATTGGCTTCATTTGCATCATGAAGATTTTACCGGACAATATGGAAAATTTTATGCCGCTTACAAAAATACGCCTTGGTACATCGATCAAAAGAGAGATGCCGAAGCTTTGGCAAAGAAACTAGGATACGCAAAAGTATCTCAGGAAAAAGGAGCAGTTGCTAAAAAAATTAGAGATTTTGTAATTGGAGGTGGTTTTATGTTTGCCATGTGTTCTGCGACAGATAGTTTCGATATTGCACTTGCTGCAGATGGAGTAGATATTTGCGAAGCTATGTTTGACGGAGATCCTAGTGAATCTAATTATCAGTCAAAATTAAATTATAATAATTCTTTTGCTTTTAAAAATTTTACTTTAGAAAGAAGGCCAGAGGTATATGAGTTTTCGGATATTGATATGACGACGAAAAGACGAATACCAATGGATAAAGATTATTTTACTTTAATGGAATTTTCTGCAAAATGGGATCCTATTCCGAGTATGTTATGCCAAAACCATACACAATTGGTAAAAGGTTTTATGGGACAAACGACTTCATTTGATACTTCATTAATAAAATCGAACATCTTAATTATGGGAACTTGCGAGTTAAACGGCGAGTCAAGATATATTCATGGAGAAAAAGGCAAAGGAATGTTTACTTTTTTTGGAGGACATGATCCAGAAGATTTTCAGCATCAGGTTGGCGATCCTCCAACGGTTTTAGATTTACATCCGAATTCGCCTGGATATAGATTGATTTTGAACAATGTTTTATTTCCTGTCGCAAGAAAAAAGAAACTTAAAACATAATTAATTTAAAGAAAACTCAACCCAGATCGGAATATGGTCTGATATTTTTTTTGCACTTTGTAAAGAATCAAAATCTTCGTAAAATTTAATAATTCCAGAATTGTTTACTTTTAGATTCAATGTCTTATAAAAGATATTGTCAAATTCTGAAGCAAGGCAAATATTGTTTTTGCATTTATGTTTTAAAGTTGTCTTTTGATTTTTTAATACAGAATCATATCCCATTTTTTTCAACGGATTAAAAACAGAATGTTTTTCAGGACAATTAAAGTCACCTAAGAAAACGAGATTTAAATCAGGATATTCGTTTGGTAAAAATTTAAAATATTTGATTTCGGTTTCGGGCTGTTTATTTTTAGTTATTGCGTGAAAATTGACAAGAGTGATTGTCTTTTTATTAATTTCGAACGTGGCAAAATAGGGTTCCCGGTCAATTTCTACGCTAAATTTTTTCTCTAGCCAAGGTTTGTTTTTCAATTTGGCTTTGTGAGTTTTCCAAATAAAGGCGTACCGCTCGGTTTTATAACTGCTACTAGAAGTAGGATCACTTATTTTGTAGTCCCATTTGCTTCCTTTTTGGTTAAGTATTGTGGCAAGTTTTGCTACAGTTTGTGCACCTCCATTTCCAGCTACAACTTCTTGAATTGCAATTATATCATAAGTAGATATTGTTTTGGCAATATATTCTAGATGAATATCAGATTTCGATTTTCCAAAGTTTTCTATATTCCAAGATAGGACTTTGGTTTGTGCAAAAGATAAAAATGTAAATAATAGTAAGACAAGGCAGAGAATTCTTTTCATGAAAAAATTTAACGGGACTAAGATTAAAACATCTCTTCCTGCAATAATTAAGCCTATCTTAAAATAAATTAGTGCTTTTTGTATCGATTTTTTAAGGCAGTACCAATAATTATAATTTGTAAAACTAACAATGCTGGAATAAAAATCATTTTCCAGTCAATTTCCAACCAGCCCGTTTTTTCAGAAACAAAGGCAAAGCTTATCGATAAAAAAAGGCAAAGTAACATTGTTTTCATAACTATTTTATTTTGTGTAGTATTAATTCTAGAGAATACAATACTCGCTTTACTTTTTGGTTTCATGGTAGGTTAATAGATTATCACAAATTTAGCAGTATAAACAGTGTAATCCTTACGGGAATCCGTAAAGCGCCATAAAAATTACACCAGTCCGAAATCTTTTGCAATTGCAATTAAATGCACATTATTATTGGCCTTAAAGTAAATTTTTAGTTTATTGATTCTTTTCTCTATACTGCTTGTTCCGTTAGGAGTGATAGATGAATCTTTGAACTCTCTAGAAATACTTTCTAATATATATCCTTGAGATAAAAGTTTTAGAATAGAAATATCATATGATTCAATTTCAATTAAAGATTTGTCATTAAAATTGAACGACAAATCTGAAGAAAGTATTTTTTCTTCATTGTTAAATGTACTTTCAATAGCATTTCTTAATTCGGCAATACTGTTTCTACCTTTAGTGACATAGGCATTAATACCCAATTCATTAAAAAGATTTTTTATTCTGTAGCTTTTGTCTTCTATAGAAAAAACAATCTTTTTCAGTTTTGGCTGTACTTTGTTTATTGCTTCAATAAGTTCATCTCCGCTGGTTAAATCTACTTTTCTATGGTCAGATTTAAAAGATAAATCTGTAATCAATAAATCGTAAGGTTCTTTATCAGCCAATGCCTTTTTTACTTTAAGTAAGCCTTCATCGCAATATTTAACATGATGAATTACAGGAACTTGTAACTCTTCAAGAACTTGAACAACTGCGATACTGATACTGTCTAGATCTTCGGCAACTAAAACTTTTTTAAACATAATTGTCTTATATTGGAAATTTGAAACTTATTTTAAAACCATTTTCTGATTCTTTGTCAAAATTAAGAGTTCCTTTTATTGTTTTAATACGGTTTTCCACATTTTGTAGTCTTTTTTCTAAAATAAAATATTCAGAGCTTATTTTTTTGCCATTATCGATATACACTATTTGAATGTTTCTTTCTTCTTTTTTAAACGTTATACTCGCTAGAGATGCATCATTCAGTGTTTTCATGTGATCAAGGATTTCCTGAAGAACACGAGAAACAGTAATTTTTTTTACACGGTCAATTTTTTTCCATGAAAAAGCATTTAAACCGTTTACAATTATATTTAGCTTTTGGTTGGTGTATCCAGAAATCATTTCTTTTAGATCTTTTTCGAAATTTTCGTTGGTAGCGATTTCACTATTTTCTCGAGAAATATTTCTGGTTTTGGAGTAAATGTTATTTAAATAGAATAAAAATTTTTCTTTGTTTTCTTCTTCTTCGAGGTTGTAGTTTTCTGTAAATGATAAAATTTTGTCAATGTCTTTTTCAAGTTCAAATTGTAATTTTTCAGAAATACGCATTTCATTCTTAAAAACTTCGTTATTGCTTTCCTTTCTGCCTTTCGTAATTACATAAAAAATGATGAAGACTAAGCTTCCAATGCTGACAAAAATTACAACATAAGAAATGTAACTTCTGTTTTTTTGTCTTTGTAGTTCTAATTCTTTTTCT
It encodes:
- a CDS encoding DMT family transporter; translation: MRNDNLKSYLNLHLIVFIWGFTAILGALITIDAENLVWYRMLIAMVFLGGFIAFKKQSFQVPVKEFFKLIFVGLLIALHWIFFFKAIHVSNVSITLSIFSLGAFFASLLEPLFYGRKVLWYEVFFGLIIIAGLGLILQVEIKYLTGVYYALAAIILGVLFTLMNGKLISDHEPSVITFYEFGAGVFFITIYFLFQGKFTADFFKMSLNNWVLLLILASICTAYAFTASVKVMQRLTPYTVMLTTNLEPVYGIVLAYFILGGKEKMSVEFYVGAVIIIITVILNGVFKHYQNKKENL
- a CDS encoding acetyl-CoA carboxylase carboxyltransferase subunit alpha is translated as MEYLDFELPIKELEEQLEKCVIIGKESDVDVTPTCKEINKKLEETKKDIYKNLTAWQRVQLSRHPNRPYTLDYIKAICGDTFLELHGDRGFKDDKAMVGGLGKINGQSFMIIGQQKGYNTKTRQYRNFGMANPEGYRKALRLMKMAEKFGIPVLTLVDTPGAYPGLEAEERGQGEAIARNIFEMVRLQVPIITIIVGEGASGGALGIGVGDRVYMLENTWYSVISPESCSSILWKSWEYKERAAEALKLTSSDMKKQKLVDDVIPEPLGGAHYDRETTFKTVAEYITKGYNELKDLSTADLIAQRMDKYSNMGEYKE
- the dnaB gene encoding replicative DNA helicase, whose product is MENFKNLNPVKVDKTTIINLEKGKLPPQALDLEEAVLGAMMIDKKGVDDVIDILQAEAFYKDAHKHIFEAILQLFTETQPIDILTVSTQLKKNGKLDLAGGDFYLIQLTQKIASSAHIEFHSRIILQKFIQRSLIRISSEIIEASYDESADVFDLLDQAESKLYEVTQGNIKRSSETAQSLVLQAKKKIEEISKKEGLSGVETGFHNLDKLTSGWQPSDLIIIAARPAMGKTAFVLSMARNIAIQYGHGVALFSLEMASVQLITRLISSETGLSSEKLRTGKLEAHEWTMLSTKVKDLEKAPLFIDDTPSLSIFDLRAKCRRLASQHGIKIIIIDYLQLMTAGGNAKGGGNREQEISTISRNLKALAKELNVPVIALSQLSRAVETRGSSKRPLLSDLRESGAIEQDADIVSFLYRPEYYKIEEWDDEEASPTAGQAEIMIAKHRNGGIENIRLKFLGHLGKFDNLDDFSGNYDDLPSKMNHDDNSFITNNLPSANEAFGSNLNDDDDDSDVPF
- a CDS encoding sensor histidine kinase — translated: MVSLNSHLLTAPNLTEAETAEITENIIALTTKALDNSRKIAHNLLPPVFEKFGLNAGIEELCEEFESSKSVKTYYKNEIDFDEKEIDRHLHIFRILQELMNNSIRHGKASEIWISFATKDGVNICDYKDNGVGFDSSNAENQKGLGMKNIDSRISFLQGTIEINSEINNGIVVNFTF
- a CDS encoding response regulator transcription factor, with the protein product MNPAIKIALVDDEILFRKGISFLLQREENIDVIFEASNGDELISQLNEREIKPDIIIMDLKMPILNGVEATKIIRKLFPDIKIIALTSYDTKSFIANMIQVGAVAYLIKNTTPKDLILTINEVAKKGFYYNENVLKTIQDTIVSPKNARGGLETNFLSPREIEILQLICQQKTTAEIAEHLFLSPRTIEGHRNNLLLKTESRNIAGLVVYAIQNDLAVLTI
- a CDS encoding asparagine synthetase B yields the protein MNKTLFYFFILLITFNAKASFILLPMDESTQQNHLKAYGITYWCLSRDYKASWLLNYRGGSFLLPDADEIRKECKIRGVSFEVISDSEQASILNEISSPSQNMESVILEKAPKIAVYTPKGKQPWDDAVTLVLTYAEIPFTPIYDEEVLSDQLLMYDWLHLHHEDFTGQYGKFYAAYKNTPWYIDQKRDAEALAKKLGYAKVSQEKGAVAKKIRDFVIGGGFMFAMCSATDSFDIALAADGVDICEAMFDGDPSESNYQSKLNYNNSFAFKNFTLERRPEVYEFSDIDMTTKRRIPMDKDYFTLMEFSAKWDPIPSMLCQNHTQLVKGFMGQTTSFDTSLIKSNILIMGTCELNGESRYIHGEKGKGMFTFFGGHDPEDFQHQVGDPPTVLDLHPNSPGYRLILNNVLFPVARKKKLKT
- a CDS encoding endonuclease/exonuclease/phosphatase family protein, whose protein sequence is MKRILCLVLLLFTFLSFAQTKVLSWNIENFGKSKSDIHLEYIAKTISTYDIIAIQEVVAGNGGAQTVAKLATILNQKGSKWDYKISDPTSSSSYKTERYAFIWKTHKAKLKNKPWLEKKFSVEIDREPYFATFEINKKTITLVNFHAITKNKQPETEIKYFKFLPNEYPDLNLVFLGDFNCPEKHSVFNPLKKMGYDSVLKNQKTTLKHKCKNNICLASEFDNIFYKTLNLKVNNSGIIKFYEDFDSLQSAKKISDHIPIWVEFSLN
- a CDS encoding response regulator, translating into MFKKVLVAEDLDSISIAVVQVLEELQVPVIHHVKYCDEGLLKVKKALADKEPYDLLITDLSFKSDHRKVDLTSGDELIEAINKVQPKLKKIVFSIEDKSYRIKNLFNELGINAYVTKGRNSIAELRNAIESTFNNEEKILSSDLSFNFNDKSLIEIESYDISILKLLSQGYILESISREFKDSSITPNGTSSIEKRINKLKIYFKANNNVHLIAIAKDFGLV